In Pleuronectes platessa chromosome 5, fPlePla1.1, whole genome shotgun sequence, a single genomic region encodes these proteins:
- the p2ry12 gene encoding P2Y purinoceptor 12, with translation METNTTFPQFSGNHSFTNITCSRNNVLKTVVFPVLYSVLFLLGLTLNSVAVWVFFRIPSRSHFIIYLKNIVVADVIMTFTFPFKVLSDSNMASIGLRVFVCRVSSVLFYLTMYISILFFGLISIDRCRKTLKPFRGTNASRLARRKLLSGFIWTCLLVLCLPNVILTCKTPTAQHFKCSDLKTEAGLLWHVVVNHVCQVIFWGNLVTVIVCYTLITKELYRSYSRSKSHSPGGAACRAQSQTTTRTSQPPIRKINANVFLVLAVFFLCFVPFHFARVPYTMSQTRGVLFDCQLKLFFFQLKESTLFLSSLNSLLDPLIYFFLCQSFRTTLFKTLRLPPGSCSWLTGRGSDGDTGSTPLRDSSVGT, from the exons ATGGAGACAAACACAACTTTCCCCCAGTTCTCCGGCAATCACAGCTTCACCAATATCACTTGTTCACGTAACAACGTGTTGAAGACTGTTGTCTTTCCTGTTCTCTACTCCGTCCTCTTCCTGCTGGGACTCACACTGAACAGCGTGGCGGTGTGGGTGTTCTTTCGTATCCCCTCCCGCTCTCACTTCATCATATACCTGAAGAATATTGTGGTTGCGGACGTCATCATGACCTTCACGTTCCCTTTCAAG GTGTTATCAGACTCAAACATGGCGTCCATTGgcctgcgtgtgtttgtgtgccgcGTTTCCTCAGTGCTCTTCTACCTCACCATGTACATCAGCATCCTGTTCTTCGGCCTCATCAGCATCGATCGCTGCAGGAAGACCCTCAAGCCCTTCAGGGGCACTAACGCGTCCCGGTTGGCTCGTCGGAAGCTGCTCTCGGGATTCATCTGGACCTGTCTGCTCGTCCTCTGTCTGCCCAATGTGATCCTGACGTGCAAAACCCCCACTGCTCAACACTTCAAGTGTAGCGACCTGAAGACGGAGGCCGGGCTTCTCTGGCATGTGGTGGTTAATCATGTCTGTCAAGTTATTTTCTGGGGCAACCTGGTGACGGTGATAGTCTGCTACACCCTGATAACCAAAGAGCTGTACAGGTCCTACTCCCGCAGTAAGTCCCACAGCCCTGGAGGGGCTGCATGTCGAGCACAAAGCCAGACAACAACCCGCACGTCCCAGCCGCCCATAAGGAAAATCAATGCAAACGTGTTTCTGGTCCTGGCAGTGTTCTTCCTGTGCTTTGTGCCGTTTCACTTCGCCCGTGTGCCGTACACCATGAGCCAGACGCGAGGGGTTCTCTTCGACTGTCAGCTCAAGCTCTTCTTCTTTCAGCTGAAAGAGAGTACGCTGTTCCTCTCATCCCTGAACTCCCTGCTAGACCCGCTCATCTACTTCTTCCTCTGCCAGTCCTTCAGAACCACACTGTTCAAGACCCTGCGGCTCCCTCCTGGTTCCTGCAGCTGGCTGACAGGGAGGGGCTCGGACGGGGACACGGGCAGCACCCCTCTGAGAGACTCCTCCGTGGGGACATGA
- the LOC128439691 gene encoding P2Y purinoceptor 13-like produces the protein MVANNTSDLSSKCVASAGTIHVAVSYLYIFEFPIALFLNGVSAWLSLHIRSTSTLIVYVKNQVAANLLMTLMLPPMAATLLPGAAVELRAFACRYSNVVFYGSLYASISLTGLISLDRFFKIVRPFGKVLGQNVTFSLVMSTLVWAVLLGSTVIPTIILTDRSPGNYSGDFCLSLKSPAGQKLQAFVVLFMEILFWFVSVLIVFCYICITVKVVQSFRNSGSKNSRGTKKTKLRVFLVILVFFVCFMPLHILRIPFTLYEFSDDKDCADIWLVAAHNITLWMSSTNICLDPLLYSYLSKEYRDKLVSILKAGGILVGLSSGENEEVSLDKKKVRD, from the coding sequence ATGGTTGCCAACAACACATCAGACCTCTCCTCGAAGTGTGTCGCTTCCGCAGGTACCATACATGTGGCTGTCTCATACCTCTATATCTTCGAGTTCCCCATTGCATTATTTCTCAACGGAGTATCAGCATGGCTTTCTTTGCACATCCGCTCCACGTCAACTTTAATCGTGTATGTAAAAAACCAGGTGGCCGCCAACCTGCTCATGACTCTGATGCTGCCGCCCATGGCAGCGACCCTGCTCCCTGGAGCCGCCGTCGAGCTGAGGGCGTTCGCCTGCCGTTATTCTAACGTAGTCTTCTACGGCTCCCTGTATGCGAGTATCAGTCTAACTGGTCTGATCAGCCTGGACCGATTCTTCAAAATCGTGAGACCATTCGGAAAAGTGCTGGGACAGAATGTGACGTTCAGTCTGGTGATGTCCACTCTGGTTTGGGCGGTGCTATTGGGCAGCACGGTCATCCCGACCATCATCCTAACCGACAGGAGCCCTGGTAATTACTCAGGAGATTTCTGCTTGTCCCTGAAAAGTCCAGCTGGTCAGAAACTGCAGGCCTTTGTGGTTTTATTCATGGAGATTCTTTTCTGGTTCGTCAGCGTATTGATCGTATTTTGCTACATCTGCATCACCGTGAAGGTCGTGCAGTCCTTCAGGAACTCCGGGAGCAAAAACAGCCGAGGGACGAAGAAAACCAAACTGCGCGTCTTCTTGGTCATCctggtgttttttgtgtgttttatgccCCTCCACATATTGCGCATTCCTTTTACCCTATATGAATTTTCTGACGATAAAGACTGCGCGGATATATGGTTGGTGGCTGCTCATAACATAACCCTGTGGATGTCGTCCACAAACATTTGTCTGGACCCTCTTCTCTACAGCTACCTGTCTAAAGAGTACAGAGACAAACTGGTCAGCATTCTGAAAGCTGGAGGGATCCTTGTTGGGTTGTCTTCAGGTGAGAATGAGGAGGTTTCcttagacaaaaaaaaagtcagagatTGA
- the LOC128440712 gene encoding P2Y purinoceptor 13 has translation MDLTFDGAVMAFNQTLLYDSLCDDFTYNPTVVPALYFSMFPIALLLNGVAAWVSLHLKSTTTFVVYLKNLVAADLIMTLIIPWIAAADLPHLSKFLFVPSCRYYISIFYSTEYTCIALLGLIGLDRFFKIMTPQNKLAQNLTLSKVISGSVWLIMFGGTALPTIILSNKSVANLTEITNCLTLKGPAGVELHKKITIYLNVFFWLVSVVIAVCYICIAHKVIQSFKTSGSNNNQGKQKIKLRVFVVVFVFFLSFAPYHIFRIPYTFQQVHQHSSKTTCAYLKSKFAKEFTLWLANTNICMDPLIYVFLCREFKDKLMSMMKNVATSFKVASAGKAEATSL, from the exons ATGGATCTGACATTTGACG GTGCagtgatggcgtttaatcagaCGCTGCTTTATGATTCCTTGTGCGACGATTTCACCTACAACCCAACCGTCGTTCCCGCTCTCTACTTTTCGATGTTCCCCATAGCTCTGCTGCTGAACGGTGTAGCAGCCTGGGTGTCCCTGCACCTCAAGTCCACCACCACCTTTGTGGTGTACCTGAAAAACCTAGTCGCTGCCGACCTTATCATGACACTGATCATCCCGTGGATTGCTGCGGCTGACTTGCCTCATCTGTCAAAATTCTTATTTGTACCGTCATGCCGTTACTACATCTCCATCTTCTACAGCACAGAGTACACGTGTATCGCTTTGTTGGGCTTAATCGGTCTGGACCGTTTCTTCAAGATCATGACACCTCAAAACAAGTTAGCTCAGAATCTGACCCTGAGCAAAGTGATATCGGGCTCAGTGTGGTTAATAATGTTCGGAGGCACAGCTTTACCAACTATCATTTTGAGCAACAAATCAGTGGCCAACTTGACAGAGATCACCAATTGCCTTACGTTGAAAGGACCGGCTGGAGTTGAACTCCATAAGAAGATTACGATCTAcctgaatgttttcttttggctCGTCAGTGTCGTCATTGCGGTTTGTTACATTTGCATCGCACACAAAGTCATCCAGTCTTTTAAAACCTCCGGGAGTAACAACAACCAGGGAAAGCAAAAGATCAAACTTCGAGTTTTTGTGGtcgtctttgtcttttttttgtcgtTCGCGCCGTACCACATTTTCAGGATCCCTTACACTTTTCAACAAGTCCACCAGCATTCGTCCAAAACCACCTGCGCTTACTTAAAGAGCAAGTTCGCCAAAGAATTCACGCTCTGGCTCGCCAACACGAACATCTGCATGGACCCACTTATCTACGTCTTTCTGTGTCGAGAGTTCAAGGACAAGCTGATGTCTATGATGAAGAATGTTGCCACCTCATTTAAAGTAGCTTCAGCAGGCAAAGCAGAGGCTACGTCGCTTTAG